CAGCCATTCAATGGCAAACTCATCCAGATGCGCGAGGTAATCCTGATATGCTGGATCGGCAACACTCACCAGCGCGGTCACCGTCGGTTTTACCGGTAAGCGGCTCAGCGCCTCAAGACGACGCCGCAACGCTGGCATACCGGACTCATCACAAACATAGAGCTGGTAAGCGTAGTCTTCCGGCACCACCAGCGAACCACGTGGCCCGCCGATCGTCAGCGTATCGCCTGCGCGCGCTTTCATAGCCCAACCACTTGCCACACCGCCGTCGTGAATAAAGAAATCCAGCGCCAGCTCATGACGGGCTTCGTCGTACAGCGGCGTATAGTCACGAGACGCCGGACGTACGCCCTCCCCCCAGACAATGCCTTCCTCCGTCACTGTTGGCGGAACAAAATGGCTGCCAGGCTGCGGGAAAAACACCTTACTGTGATCGTCAAAACCACGCGAGCTAAAGCCTTCCAGCGCATCGCCGCCAAGAACAATGCGCTGGAAGCCCGTGCCAATACGTT
The DNA window shown above is from Citrobacter farmeri and carries:
- a CDS encoding siderophore-interacting protein, producing MDKTSRYPQRVRNELRFRELTVLRVERIGTGFQRIVLGGDALEGFSSRGFDDHSKVFFPQPGSHFVPPTVTEEGIVWGEGVRPASRDYTPLYDEARHELALDFFIHDGGVASGWAMKARAGDTLTIGGPRGSLVVPEDYAYQLYVCDESGMPALRRRLEALSRLPVKPTVTALVSVADPAYQDYLAHLDEFAIEWLGHDEQAVTSRLAQIEVPEEDYFIWITGEGKVVKNLSQRFEQEPFDQQLVRAAAYWHNK